A stretch of DNA from Rhodoluna sp. KAS3:
TTGAATGCTGGCCCGTACTCGGCCACCATTTATACCAATGACCTAACTCACGAGTACGTGACCGAGAACAGCGCATACTCAAGCTAATGATTCCTTCAGCTCAGCAAGATCAAAACCTAGCGGCAATCAAAGCCGAGACCCTGATTGAGTCACTGCCTTGGTTGCAGGCTTTCCACGGCAAGGTCGTGGTGGTGAAGTTCGGCGGCAACGCCATGGTTGACGAGGCTCTGCAGAAGGCATTTGCCGAGGACATGGCCTACCTTCGCTGGGTGGGCATCAAGCCAGTAGTTGTTCACGGCGGTGGTCCACAGATTTCAGCTCGTTTGGCTGAGCTCGGTATCGAGAGTGAGTTCCGCGGTGGCTTCCGCGTCACTACAGATGAAACCATCAGTGTGGTTCGCGATGTACTTCGGGAGCAGATTTCAGCCCAACTTGCAGCGATGATAGAGCAGTCCGGTGCCGAGACCGTGATTATGTCCGGCGAGGACGCCAACCTGTTCCGTGCTGAGAAGACCGTTCTCGACTCTGAAACCGGTCCGGTAGATATCGGTCTGGTTGGCGAGGTCACTCAGGTAAATCCGAGAATTGTGTTTGAAGCCCTAGACGCGGGACGAATTCCGGTGGTTTCCACCGTCGCGCCAACTATTGCCGGTGAACTTCTCAACGTGAACGCTGACCTAGCGGCGGCATCACTGGCTGTAGCGCTTGGTGCCGAAAAGCTTATGGTTCTGACCGATGTCCCAGGTCTTTACAGTGACTGGCCAAATCGTGATTCACTCGTGTCAGAAATCACCACCGGGGAGCTTGAGGAATTGCTGCCAAAACTCGAGTCCGGCATGATTCCAAAAATGCAAGCCTGCTTGCGTGCTGTCCAAGGCGGTGTGCCAAGTTCACACGTCATTGATGGCCGCACGCCGCACAGCATCCTGCTAGAAATTTTCACAGTCTCCGGCGTCGGCACAGTTGTGCACCCAAAATAGAACGGAAACACTATGCCTAGACACTTTTTGAAAGATGATGACATCTCTCCAGTCGAGCAGGCTGAAATCCTCCGCCTAGCTCTGGATCTAAAGAAGGCCCCATACTCGCAAAAGCCATTCGAGGGCCCGCAGACGGTGGCACTGATTTTTGATAAGACCTCGACCAGAACGCGCGTTTCATTTGCTGTCGGTGTGGCAGACCTCGGCGGCGTCCCGCTGATCATTGATAGCCAGTCCAGTCAGATGGGAGTAAAAGAGTCAGTAGCAGACACTGCTCGTGTGCTCGGGCGGCAGGTTTCTCAGATTGTTTGGCGCACGTACGCTCACGCAGGCTTAGAAGAGATGGCGCAGCATGCTGGAGTGCCGGTAATCAACTCTCTGAGCGATGACTACCACCCGTGTCAGATCCTGGCCGACCTGCTAACCATTACCGAGCACAAGGGTAAGCTTGCCGGCTTGAAGATTGCCTACGTCGGCGATGCCAGCAACAACATGGCCAATAGTTATTTGGTTGGCTGCGCCACCGCCGGCATGCACGTTTCAGTGGCCGGCCCGGCTAACTACCTGCCTGATGGGGGAGTAGTAGCGCGGGCTGCAGCTATCGCAGATCAGACCGGCGGTTCGGTATCGGTATTCGGTGAACCTCACCTAGCGGTGGCTGATGCAGATGTTGTTGTCACCGATACCTGGATCTCGATGGGGCAAGAAGCCGAAAAAGAGCAGCGCATCCGCGACTTCGACGGTTTCACCATTGACCAGGAGATGTTCAACGCGGCTAAGCCAGACGCTATTTTCATGCACTGTCTGCCTGCCTATCGGGGCTATGAAGTCAGTGCCGATGTTATTGACGGGCCTAGGTCTGTGATTTGGGATGAAGCCGAGAACCGCCTGCACGCGCAAAAAGCCTTGATGCTGTGGTTGTCTCAGCGCGCCTAGGTGTCTAAAAGGCTCCAAGTAAGATTTATTGAAATCCACATTGCATCGCAGTGTCTATTGAATTTAGGAATATATGACTAGCCAGGCATCAGGTTCAAACGCTCTCTGGGGTAGCCGATTCGAGGGCGGGCCGTCAGACGCCCTAGTCGCTCTCAGCCGTTCGGTGCACTTTGACTGGCGACTCGCGGGTTATGACATTGCTGGCACCCGTGCACACATCAAGGCGCTTCAGTCTGCCGGCTACCTTACTGTCGCCGAGCACGAGAAGCTTGACCGCAGCCTAGTTGAGCTCCTCGGGCGAGTTCAGCAGGGCAGTTTTGTTGCAAAGTCTTCTGACGAGGACGTCCATTCTGCTCTTGAGCGCGGACTAATCGAAATCGCCGGAGTTGAACTTGGCGGCAAAGTTCGCGCCGGTCGTAGCCGAAATGACCAGATCGCAACTTTGATTCGCACCTATCTGCTGGACCAAGCCAACGAGATTTCTGCAATGGTCATTGATCTCGTTGAGGTTTTGGTCTCGCGTGCCGAAGAGCATCTCGGTGTAGCAATGCCGGGCCGCACTCACTTCCAGCACGCCCAGCCGGTTGCGCTGTCCCACCACCTACTTGCCCACGCGTGGCCATTGGTCCGGGACCTCGAGCGCCTTCACGATTGGCGCAAGCGCGCAAATCTTTCTCCATACGGGGCAGGAGCGCTCGCCGGAAACACTCTGGGCCTAGATCCAAATTTGGTGGCTCACGAGCTCGGGCTTGCTGGTCCAACGCAAAACTCAATTGACGCAACAGCCAGCCGCGATGTTGTCGCAGAGTTCGCTTTTATCGCTAGCCTGATCGGCATCAACCTATCTCGCTTCTCCGAAGAAATCATCATCTGGGCTAGCGCTGAGTTTGACTACGTGAAGCTTCACGATGCCTACTCAACCGGTTCGTCGATCATGCCTCAGAAAAAGAACCCTGACATCGCCGAGTTGGCTCGCGGAAAATCAGGCCGCCTCATCGGAGACCTAACCGGTCTTCTGGCAACACTCAAGGGATTGCCATTGGCGTATAACCGTGACTTGCAGGAGGACAAGGAGCCTGTCTTCGACATGGTCGATACCTTGACGGTCTTGCTTCCTGCATTCACCGGCATGGTGGCCACACTCGAGTTCAACCGCAGTCGCCTCGAGCAGCTTGCTCCGGCAGGGTTCTCTCTTGCGACTGACGTTGCCGAGTGGCTAGTCAAGAAGAAGGTTGCCTTCCGCGACGCTCATGACATCACCGGCCGCATGGTTTCTTTCTGCGAGCAAAACAAGCTTGAGTTGCACGAGGTTCCTGATGCCGACATGGCAGCCATCTCAGTGCACCTAACCCCTGATGTTCGCGACGTCCTAACTGTGGGCGGTTCGATTAAAGCGCGCGCTGGCGCTGGTGGTACAGCACTGCCTCGGGTGCTCGAGCAAATTGCTGCGCTGCGTAAGATCGCACCTAAGCGTGAGGCATAGTCATGGCAACAGCTGAATTTCTTCGCGGTCAGAGTAACGACCCTTCCTTTCCGCACATCCTCGACGAGCTCAAGTGGCGTGGTCTGGTGGCTCTATCCACCGATGAAGACGAGCTGCGCGCAGCACTTTCAGAAAAGCTGACCTACTACTGCGGCTTTGATCCAACCGCGGCAAGTTTGCACTTGGGTAACCTGGTGCAGCTTTTGACCATGCGTCGCCTCCAATTGGCAGGCAACTGCCCCTTGGCTCTAATCGGTGGGTCGACCGGATTGGTTGGCGACCCGCGGCCAACTGCGGAGAGAACTCTGAACACCAAAGAAACCGTTGCCGAGTGGGTCGAGAAGCTCGGAAGCCAGGCATCTCGCTTCCTTGCATTCGAGGGGCCAAATGCTGCTCGGTTGGTAAACAACCTGGACTGGACCGCGCCGCTAAGCGCAATTGATTTTCTGCGAGATGTTGGCAAGTACTTCCGTGTTGGCAAGATGCTGTCTAAAGACGCCGTTTCGGCCCGTCTAAATTCTGAGCACGGAATCAGCTATACCGAATTCAGCTACCAGATCCTCCAGGGTTTTGACTTCCTAGAGTTGTTCCGCCGTTACGACTGTGTGCTTCAGACCGGTGGCTCGGATCAGTGGGGAAACCTAACTTCTGGAACCGACCTGATTCACAAGGTTGAAGGCAAGAGCGCTCACATTTTGGCGACGCCGTTGATTACCAATAGCGATGGCAAAAAATTCGGTAAATCTGAGGGTAATGCGGTTTGGCTAGATGCTGAACTAACCAGCCCTTATGCGTTCTACCAGTTCTGGCTAAATGTTGAGGACGCGGATGTCATCGACCGCCTGAAGGTTTTCACATTCCTGACTCGCAACGAAATTGAAGAACTCGAGCGCCAGACCATTGAAGCGCCATACCTACGCGCGGCCCAGAAGCGTTTGGCCCTTGAGGTAACCACTTTGGTTCACTCTGCTTCAGCAGCACAGGCAGCAATCGATGCTTCAGCTGCGTTGTTCGGTAATGGTGACTTGGCAACCCTTGATGCCACAACTCTTGCCGCCGCTTTGGGGGAGTTGCCCAATGCGACTGCTGTTTCGGGAACCCTGATTACAGATCTCCTGGTTGAAACCGGTTTGGTTGCTTCAATCTCAGCTGGCCGTAGGGCTATAGCTGAGGGTGGCGTCTACCTAAACAATGAGAAAGTCACTGATGAACAGGCAAATCTGGATAACTTCATCCAGGATCGGTTTGCAGTTCTACGACGAGGCAAAAAAACTTTGGCCGGAGTCTTTAAGGCGTAAATCCTTATAAATAAAGGGCAAGCGGGCACACACCTTCACTGGATGTGCCCGCTTATTGCTTAAAAATCACCCTAAAATTCAAAAAATTTCAAAGATTTTTAAGGTTTTTTCGCTGTCTGGCCCAAAAACGGACAAAAACCGGCCAGGCGGCAAATGCCAGAACCCTTATAAACACTGGGATATAGGCCCGCTGAAACTAAAAGTGCACCTCGATTTGACATTGCCGTTACCTCCCCGTAATGTTTTACCTGTTGCCGAAACGCCGAGGAAGTTCTGATAAGAACCCCGGATCAAGAGCAACAAATCCTAAACCAGGTCAAAAAGCCTCTTGCAGGCTTTTGTTTTTGTGTTTATGATTGAAGACTTCCACTGAAAACAGTTGGCGTGTCAGATTTGACAAGTTAGCAAAAGGTGGTAAGTTAGACAAGTTGCCCTGGAGGCAAGTAGAGATACAAACTCCCAGGAGCATCCGATCCTTGAGAACTCAACAGCGTGCACAATGTCGATACCAAGAACCTCTTGGTTATCTAGCTTGCTAGATAAGCAGAGAAAATATTGGATTAGACAGATTGTCAGACAATCTATTTAGTCAGATCAAGCTAAAGGCCCCATTTTCCGGGGCTGAAGTAAAAATTTGGTGGTGAGCTTGCTCGTCACCTAAAAAACTTTTACGGAGAGTTTGATCCTGGCTCAGGACGAACGCTGGCGGCGTGCTTAACACATGCAAGTCGAACGATGAAGCTGGAGCTTGCTCCGGTGGATTAGTGGCGAACGGGTGAGTAACACGTGAGCAATCTGCCCTTGACTCTGGGATAACTGCGGGAAACTGTAGCTAATACCGGATACGAGACTGAGAGGCATCTTTCAGTCTGGAAAGAATTTCGGTCAAGGATGAGCTCGCGGCCTATCAGCTAGTTGGTGAGGTAATGGCTCACCAAGGCGACGACGGGTAGCCGGCCTGAGAGGGTGACCGGCCACACTGGAACTGAGACACGGTCCAGACTCCTACGGGAGGCAGCAGTGGGGAATATTGCACAATGGGCGAAAGCCTGATGCAGCAACGCCGCGTGAGGGATGAAGGCCTTCGGGTTGTAAACCTCTTTTAGCAGGGAAGAAGCGAAAGTGACGGTACCTGCAGAAAAAGCACCGGCTAACTACGTGCCAGCAGCCGCGGTAATACGTAGGGTGCAAGCGTTGTCCGGAATTATTGGGCGTAAAGAGCTCGTAGGCGGTTTGTCGCGTCTGCTGTGAAAATCCGAGGCTCAACCTCGGACCTGCAGTGGGTACGGGCAAACTAGAGTGCGGTAGGGGAGATGGGAATTCCTGGTGTAGCGGTGGAATGCGCAGATATCAGGAGGAACACCGATGGCGAAGGCACATCTCTGGGCCGTAACTGACGCTGAGGAGCGAAAGCGTGGGGAGCGAACAGGATTAGATACCCTGGTAGTCCACGCCGTAAACGGTGGGTGCTAGTTGTGGGTTCCATTCCACGGAATCCGTGACGAAGTTAACACATTAAGCACCCCGCCTGGGGAGTACGGTCGCAAGACTAAAACTCAAAGGAATTGACGGGGGCCCGCACAAGCGGCGGAGCATGCGGATTAATTCGATGCAACGCGAAGAACCTTACCAAGACTTGACATATAGAGGAAAAGCGTAGAAATACGCTCCCCGCAAGGTCTCTATACAGGTGGTGCATGGTTGTCGTCAGCTCGTGTCGTGAGATGTTGGGTTAAGTCCCGCAACGAGCGCAACCCTCGTCCTATGTTGCCAGCACGTAATGGTGGGAACTCATGGGAGACTGCCGGGGTCAACTCGGAGGAAGGTGGGGATGACGTCAAATCATCATGCCCCTTATGTCTTGGGCTTCACGCATGCTACAATGGCCGGTACAAAGGGCTGCAATACCGCAAGGTGGAGCGAATCCCATAAAGCCGGTCTCAGTTCGGATTGGGGTCTGCAACTCGACCCCATGAAGTCGGAGTCGCTAGTAATCGTAGATCAGCAACGCTACGGTGAATACGTTCCCGGGCCTTGTACACACCGCCCGTCAAGTCACGAAAGTCGGTAACACCCGAAGCCGGTGGCCTAACCGTAAGGAAGGAGCCGTCGAAGGTGGGATCGGTGATTGGGACTAAGTCGTAACAAGGTAGCCGTACCGGAAGGTGCGGCTGGATCACCTCCTTTCTAAGGAGCATCTCGAGAAACTTAGGTTTCTCATAGAGATCCTGATCTAGAACAAACGTTTCTAGCAGGGTAGCTCACGGGTGGAATATCGAATTGTAAGCAGCCGTAATCAGCTGCTCTAGTACGGTCCTTGTGACCTGGAACGAGTCCTGATGAAAACTACTTTTGCACGCTGTTGGGTCCTGAAGGACCGGGTAACCGACCTTCAAGACCGATACATTTCTTCGGAAATGTGACGGACTGGACCACACAAGCTAGTGAACCACCGCTTATGCGGCAGGCCTAGTCTCTGGAGTGGTACCGACCGTACTTTGAGAACTACATAGTGGACGCGAGCATCTTAAAAATAAGATTTAACGATCTCTGAATTATGTTCAGTGATCTCTTTGATATCAAGTTCTTAAGAGCATACGGTGGATGCCTTGGCATTAGGAGCCGAAGAAGGACGTAGTAATCTGCGATAAGCCTCGGGGAGTCGATAAACAGACTTTGATCCGAGGATCTCCGAATGGGGAAACCCAGCTGGACTCGATCCAGTTATTCCTGCCTGAATATATAGGGCAGGTAAAGGGAACGTGGGGAAGTGAAACATCTCAGTACCCACAGGAAGAGAAAACAAAAGTGATTCCGTTAGTAGTGGCGAGCGAACGCGGAAGAGGCCAAACCGATCATGTGTGATAGCCGGCAGGCGTTGCATGATCGGGGTTGCGGGACTTTTCAGTTGGTCTGCCGACCAGCAACAGTAGAAAGCAATGTAGTCGAATGGTCTTGAAAGGCCAGTCATAGAGGGTGCCAACCCCGTAGACGAAACGTTGTGGACGCTGGAGAAGGATCCCAAGTAGTTCGGAACCCGTGAAATTCTGAGCGAATCTGTGAGGACCACCTCATAAGCCTAAATACTACCTAATGACCGATAGCGGACAAGTACCGTGAGGGAAAGGTGAAAAGTACCGCGGGAGCGGAGTGAAATAGTACCTGAAACCGTATGCTTACAAACCGTTGGAGCCAGCTTGTTCTGGTGACAGCGTGCCTTTTGAAGAATGAGCCTGAGAGTTAGCGATATGTGGCGAGGTTAACCCGTGTGGGGTAGCCGTAGCGAAAG
This window harbors:
- the argF gene encoding ornithine carbamoyltransferase — encoded protein: MPRHFLKDDDISPVEQAEILRLALDLKKAPYSQKPFEGPQTVALIFDKTSTRTRVSFAVGVADLGGVPLIIDSQSSQMGVKESVADTARVLGRQVSQIVWRTYAHAGLEEMAQHAGVPVINSLSDDYHPCQILADLLTITEHKGKLAGLKIAYVGDASNNMANSYLVGCATAGMHVSVAGPANYLPDGGVVARAAAIADQTGGSVSVFGEPHLAVADADVVVTDTWISMGQEAEKEQRIRDFDGFTIDQEMFNAAKPDAIFMHCLPAYRGYEVSADVIDGPRSVIWDEAENRLHAQKALMLWLSQRA
- the argH gene encoding argininosuccinate lyase, producing the protein MTSQASGSNALWGSRFEGGPSDALVALSRSVHFDWRLAGYDIAGTRAHIKALQSAGYLTVAEHEKLDRSLVELLGRVQQGSFVAKSSDEDVHSALERGLIEIAGVELGGKVRAGRSRNDQIATLIRTYLLDQANEISAMVIDLVEVLVSRAEEHLGVAMPGRTHFQHAQPVALSHHLLAHAWPLVRDLERLHDWRKRANLSPYGAGALAGNTLGLDPNLVAHELGLAGPTQNSIDATASRDVVAEFAFIASLIGINLSRFSEEIIIWASAEFDYVKLHDAYSTGSSIMPQKKNPDIAELARGKSGRLIGDLTGLLATLKGLPLAYNRDLQEDKEPVFDMVDTLTVLLPAFTGMVATLEFNRSRLEQLAPAGFSLATDVAEWLVKKKVAFRDAHDITGRMVSFCEQNKLELHEVPDADMAAISVHLTPDVRDVLTVGGSIKARAGAGGTALPRVLEQIAALRKIAPKREA
- the argB gene encoding acetylglutamate kinase; the encoded protein is MIPSAQQDQNLAAIKAETLIESLPWLQAFHGKVVVVKFGGNAMVDEALQKAFAEDMAYLRWVGIKPVVVHGGGPQISARLAELGIESEFRGGFRVTTDETISVVRDVLREQISAQLAAMIEQSGAETVIMSGEDANLFRAEKTVLDSETGPVDIGLVGEVTQVNPRIVFEALDAGRIPVVSTVAPTIAGELLNVNADLAAASLAVALGAEKLMVLTDVPGLYSDWPNRDSLVSEITTGELEELLPKLESGMIPKMQACLRAVQGGVPSSHVIDGRTPHSILLEIFTVSGVGTVVHPK
- the tyrS gene encoding tyrosine--tRNA ligase yields the protein MATAEFLRGQSNDPSFPHILDELKWRGLVALSTDEDELRAALSEKLTYYCGFDPTAASLHLGNLVQLLTMRRLQLAGNCPLALIGGSTGLVGDPRPTAERTLNTKETVAEWVEKLGSQASRFLAFEGPNAARLVNNLDWTAPLSAIDFLRDVGKYFRVGKMLSKDAVSARLNSEHGISYTEFSYQILQGFDFLELFRRYDCVLQTGGSDQWGNLTSGTDLIHKVEGKSAHILATPLITNSDGKKFGKSEGNAVWLDAELTSPYAFYQFWLNVEDADVIDRLKVFTFLTRNEIEELERQTIEAPYLRAAQKRLALEVTTLVHSASAAQAAIDASAALFGNGDLATLDATTLAAALGELPNATAVSGTLITDLLVETGLVASISAGRRAIAEGGVYLNNEKVTDEQANLDNFIQDRFAVLRRGKKTLAGVFKA